A window of Candidatus Neomarinimicrobiota bacterium genomic DNA:
TCGTACGCAACCTCACAAGTGCGGAATGGGACAGTCGTGGACGGAACGTAATCTATCCGTGCGCATCGTGCCTTGCCCAGATCGGCAAGGCTTTGGAACAGCCATAACTCCCGGAGCACCCACGCCAACCCCATCATGAGCCGCTGGCGTCTCCCGGCGCAATCCACTGCACCGGCTCCCGGCGAAACCAGGTGAGCTGCCGCCGGGCAAACTGCCGCGTCCGCAGCTGAATCAGCGGCACGGCCTCGTCCAGCGCCAGCTCGCCGGCCAACACCTGCACCAGCTGCCGGTAGCCCACCCCCTGCATGGCGTGGGCCGTCGGGGGCACCCCAGCGTCCAGCAGTCGGCGCACCTCGTCCAGCCAGCCCCGGTCCAGCATGGCGTCCACCCTGCTATCGATGCGCGCATTCAGTTCCTGGCGCGGCCGCCGCAGGCCCAGCAGCTGGAAGGTCACGGCCCCCACCCCGGGGATGGTAATGGCTGGCTGGCGGTCATAGCCGCTATGCCCCGCCTGCCGCCAGCTGTGCATCTCACTGGGGGGCCGGCCGGTGGCCTCGAGGAGCTCCACGGCCCGGGCCAGGCGCCGGATGTTGCTGGGCTGGAACGTCTGCGCATATTCTGGATCGGCCCGCGCAAATTCGGCATAAACCTGTTTCGCCCCCTGCGCCTCGATGCGCGCCAGCACCGCCTGGCGCAGAACGGGGTCCGACTCCCCCGAGGCCACCAGCCCTAAACGCACGGCGCGCAGGTAGAGGCCGGAACCGCCGCACAGGATCGGTTCCCTGCCCCGGGCGACGATCTCGGCTATCTGGT
This region includes:
- the miaA gene encoding tRNA (adenosine(37)-N6)-dimethylallyltransferase MiaA, whose product is MKIFTIVGPTSAGKTAYAVEAALKRNGEVISVDSRQIYRGFVIGTGQPTAGEQGGVPHHLLNRLDPAQRITAGQYARLVYDQIAEIVARGREPILCGGSGLYLRAVRLGLVASGESDPVLRQAVLARIEAQGAKQVYAEFARADPEYAQTFQPSNIRRLARAVELLEATGRPPSEMHSWRQAGHSGYDRQPAITIPGVGAVTFQLLGLRRPRQELNARIDSRVDAMLDRGWLDEVRRLLDAGVPPTAHAMQGVGYRQLVQVLAGELALDEAVPLIQLRTRQFARRQLTWFRREPVQWIAPGDASGS